CAGAAGTTTGCATAGGAATTCATAGATCCACCACATTGTGTCTCCCAGAGGTTCTCTTGGAATTAAACACCTGGAAAGAAAATGCATAAATAATAGTCGTAATCTGTACCTTTATGAGAGAGATACACTACTTTAGGGATTTAACTTGGAATCAACAATACTgttgtttcattaatattcgtggGCATAAATTTTTGGAATTTAGTAAAAATCTGATATTTCCAATGATCCAATATTACgatattgcacttcaatgaaaattaaatttgtagATCAAATTGACAAAAGAAGTCAACTAAAAAtggtattcaacaaataatATAGAGGAAACCACAGAAGACAAAAGTGTATATTGCAGTCAGGAACTTACTTCCTGTAGAAAAAACAGCCAGGCCTCATAATAACCGTCGGACATCCACGTCTCATTGTGTGTCCCTCCCGGGAATCTAACAATCTTCTTCACTGAGCTACCTGATACCTGAAAGAGAAAAGAACTGTCAGTTTAACATTGTGTATCTGACAACAACAAAGTCTACTggaatgaaaatttaatatctGACTTTTTTGTTGTCCTAAAACTTTTATTGacattgacctttgaccttgaagTGATCAATTAATAAGTCTTTCTCTGATCTAATGAGCCATATTTAAATATGGCAGTACGCTCGCACTATTTATAgtacaaaaaatgttatcgaATCAAAACACTATACAGACTAAAATTCAATGTACCGGtagttttttttcacattttgtgGGAAATGGGTAAAAAATGCGATTATCATGTCTTACAGGTACAAACATTctacaatctaattaaaattagacgttCTGAATCCGCTTCCGCTTCTCAAAGTGTTAGCAGATTCAGAACAGATTGATAAATTCTACTTACACTACTTAATTTGGACATCATATGTGGGGGTATAAGCTTGTCTCCTTGTCCCGACAAAAACAAGGTTGGAATGGTTATCTTCTGGATCCTCTCCAGTGTAGGATACTAGAAAAGGCAAAGCACTCAAATGTTAGAATGtcttatgtttacattttctgaTGTCACACTTGCCATTCATTATAAAAACTATGTATtcatttaaggtggctcactgcaccttaaaagtttttaaaatcagcagaaaaatacttgattatgatagatatcatgttggaaaagaagtatttaagtcaaataggcaaaaaaatgaatgaaaaattatatttttggaaattatAATGAAAGTCAATCTCACAAAAACACAGTTACACTGAATGcattatttcattataattgtTCTTAATGTGACcatgaatatttaaattgtttcatGTTCAGAAAGTCATTGTTTAATCATGTTACACATTTTGTTAATAACAAAGCATGACTATCCCTAAAGCTACATGTACTCTATCCTAAACAAATGTATGCAAGGTCCATAAGTATCTTTTAACATTATCAACATAACTTATAcaccaagtacatgtaaatatatacaccttaccttatttttaaataagaacacGGGTATATACTCTAGAATAAATAAATCTGCAAAGATTGACTTGGCAATATCTGGAAGTGATGTGAAGGTGTTTTCTAGGACTAGTGCTGCGATATGTGGAGAATATTTCTTGCTGCTGGCGAGCCAGGCGGCCACAGCGCCACCTAGTGACCGCCCAAACACAACGATCTTGTCTTTGTTGATGTCTGGACGACTGATTAAAAAATCCATTGCTGCCTCAGAATCCAAATACAGCCCTACAAAAAGAAACACAATTGAACAAAAGTACAATTaccattaaaatttacatatatacccATTAacttatacaaatgtatttgaATCCCAGAGAAATTTCCACcagataatttttttcagtaatTTACTAGCATGCTTTTAGCCCCTTCCTGTTCAACATAACATCTGACCATCCTAAAGCAGTGTTTGAACCCCCTAATTTAGGACTTCCCAGTCCCTCTTTCTGAGGAGTACTATCACAAACATCAATATCTGCCCACAATCACACTTTTACCTGCAGAATCTTACCTGACTCTGAGGGTGAGCCCTCACTCCTCCCATACCCCCTGTACTCCACCAACAGAACATTCACCCCCACATATCTATGTAAGTCTCCCACATTTggatatctgaaaaaaatatcatcacaAGGGTGAAAAGACGGAAATCATTGTTGTGCTTGTATTTAGTTACTGGTAGATTTACTTCAATTTTAAGATGCATATAAGGAGTTACACATGagaccttaattaattaaaataattacttatAAAAAAACATCCCTTCCTTAGCAAtgttcaaaaaatgtaaaaattatttcagtcgtaagaaaatgatttatgaaagaattgatttttaagttgccattaaatttttattaacagTTTGTGCTGCTGCATATCTTTGTAAAGGATGCCtaaaaactttaaaacgaaAGTTGTAGTTTTTTCCATGAACACTAGAAACCTATAACTCATATGTGCAATACATTTCATAACTCCTTTCCagtaatattcttttaaaaatgtgctAAAAAATGATCTTACCTGTGTCCAATGTTCCCTGCATTTCCATGGAAATACACCACAGTAGGGGCATTAGGATTAGAATGTTTTATGAGCACTGCATTGATTTTAATTCCATCCCTAGTGGGCAGGAAGTGGTTTTCCCCTCGCAGATTGAACCGCTGAGGACTGTCCACGAACAGTCGGGACTGAGGAGGCTGTTCAGGGTAATAAAGGAGTAAATCCTGTGCATTGTAGAAAACACCTATAACAGCGAGAGAAAACATACCAGTATTACTGATCAGAAGATTGAAAGGgaatgaatacaagggaaataCATCCCCAGGTTCTTTCTCCAAGCAGCTGGAGTTAACCTCTTAATTCCACAAGTTGGTACCAGGTCACTTTTTCCATCATTATTTATTGGGTTCAGTTGATTGTTGCCACCAGATAGCTAATTTGGTAGAGCACACAACTAGCTAGAGGTTTAAAGGGCCCAGGTTAGggtatttctcccatcctgttacagtTGGTGCCACAACCACCCCCTGGGGAAAGAACCTGTGAAGTTGATCTTCAAGACAAAGATCATTTAGGGGGGAGAAATACGATGGTCAGACTGGATTTACCGACAAAAACAAAGATACACCTTCAATGTCCTTCATACAGACATGATCACATCTTTGATATATTTGGAAGTTCTCAAAAACCTTCACATATTTTCTCAGAATTATTATTCAGGTATTTTTCAAATCGTTGgcattatttgattttcaattcTTAGATTAGTTTGGACATACAGCTATTAAGGGATTGTGAATATAAGCAAAACAGATGGAAACAATAACTTGGGAAAGACCAAATTGGTAGTTTTAAATCTTATCCCATTGTGTCATTCTGAACTGTTCGATTGTGCATGGTGCCAGATAGCAGGTTGGTAATTAAAGCAAAGGAGAAGAGATTCAGTGGAGGTTCtatctttgaaaaatttacatatccaCAGTCCACCCACAACACTATCCTTTGATCTCTAAATGAGataatatctatatatataatatatatgtaaatggaACATATAACTTTACCAAACTACTGTTAATcctaattaaataattaattcgcCATGGCAATACTTCATCGTTTTCAGGTCAGTCAATTTGTTCACTGTGTAAAAGTGCTATaataatgttgtttttgttaatttaaaaattaaaaagagatGTATAATTACACAAAgatgaaaatatacaaattcTGTATTAAAATTAGGCAAACAGACCTTAGGCAAATGGAATCAAGGGCGAAAGAACCTAAGGCGAACAGAACTAAGGTGAACGGCGTCAAGAGCGATCGCATTTAGGGTTAACAAACATACACCCCTGCGTTTGAATATGGGTTTGTTCCTCATTGCATAACATTTTGTACTGCAAGACAGACTACAACTATTTGGCTGTTGCAGTGTTGGGTGGCAATTTTCCCTGGTTACACTTCTCCAATATAACCCGATAACTAAAACTTGTCGATAACCTACAGCAAATTGAAAAACTCATACGTACCAAATCCTCCAATTAAAAGAAGAACTAAAGTCAATACACCTCCATAGTACCAAAAAGTTAAAAGAAGAATTAATCCAGCTGATGTGCACAACTTCCAAAACTTTGACAAAACCGCAAAAACAATCTGCATAacaaattcaataattttaagtTTCTCGCCCATAGTAACGCTTTTGTCGTTTTCTTTTGGAATCAAACTTTCCTCATCGTCTTGTCCTTTTGTCATATTAAAGTTTACACATGATTTTAGAAAACGTAAACAGAAAACACACAGAAAGTCAAACCGGAAGTAACTGTGCAAAAATAAAACTAACTTGTACAAAACATCATTCGTTTAAtcagaaatatattttctaCATGGTTTCTGGTCTTAACTCTTAGTATGTAATTAAcatattcaatataaaatttaaagataaattatttttctttttcttgaattaaaatgtgttataaataaaaatccgcATTTAGATGAAGAAACCAATATCCGAAATTACAGTGAAGATGGCGACCACCAACAAGCCAAAGAATGTGCGAGAAAGTGAACAAAAGCTTCTTGATGCGATCGTGAATGGTAAACGTTCATAAGTTcttcatattttcattaatatgttttttGGAATTAAGTTTCATACATACAATTTGCGAGTATTGCATGAATTAAAAGTTATTGCTATAGAACATGGGTAGCGATAGAACATTAGCATAGAATTTCTGGATGTTTcggcagtttttttttttaacttttcgaGTAAGCGAGATGACTGTATTTGACACAACTGACGAgcaattttgacattttttgctCTTGATATCAACTGGATGCATCACATATTGTTATACCAATAATGTTGACAAATGAatgttatgaaaaaaagaagCAATTTGGTTGTAAAAGATTAGATCATGTACAGTGGCAACACTggtcaaaacaaaatgttataaaactttttattgtGGGATGGTCAGACCAGCTCGAATACTGACATCATGTAGATTGTTGGGTAGTACCATATACATGATATAGTTCGTTCAGATTCAAGGGCCCCGGGTTTAATTCCTGGACTGGTCCAGTCCCAGTGCATTTgcaatttgaaattaataaaaattacaacCATTTTACTTGTAACATTGGTAAGTAATTTCATGATTATATGAAGATTGTGATGATGCTCACTCATTTGGATTATGCAGTCAAAGAGAATGAAAACAGATAATTTACAACATATGAGACATTGGAGCttaatcaaaaacatttttttttcaactttttttttgaaatttttcttagATTTGAGTGATTTTTTCCCTGTAGATAATCTGGATACTGTGAAGACACTTTTGAAAGACCCAGATGTCAGAACAGATTTTACAGATGATGTGAGAATGACTTTTATTATATCCTGGATTCGTATCTGATATTGAATCTATGcgtataaattttatatactttaCTATATACAgtttactaatacatgtactataattttaaaaaatgttttaaattcttaGTCAAACTTCACCTAGATTACAATGCCATATGATAAGATGTAATGAATACTAGtgcattttattaattaatgatttgttaaatGAACTTTGGGATGAATAGTTTAAATTTTGTTCTCTTTGATAGTAATTTTGCATTTAGGTTTATATAATTTACACCAATGATTTATAATTATGACAGACTGGGATGACCCCTCTACAGCATGCAGCATTCAGAGGCAGGAAGGAAATGGTGGAGCTACTCCTGGCTAACGGAGCCGATGTTAATACTGACAAACACGAGAACTCTTACTCCACCCTCATGTTTGCAGCTTTGTCAGGTATCTCATATCAACAGTGAAAGACGTGAGAAAGTGTGGTTGTTAGTTTAAAGAATGTCAACCATTCAGTTATTCATCTGTATGTgtaaagtttaattaaaaaaatcttcagaAGAACTGATTGATGCAGGatttaagcaatattcattatatttcaattctatttGATTTAGACTGTATGCATTGACCTGAGCTGTAAAAGTGATTAGATGTAAACATGATTAGAAAGGTCTGggataaaatttgtttaatgttttggTGAATTTGCTTCAGGGAATACTGATGTCACCAGACAAGTGCTAGAAGCGGGTGCTAAGGTAGATCACGTGAACTCGGTGGGGAGAACAGCTGCTCAGATGGCTGCGTTTGTTGGTAAGTTACTGTCtgtgtgtataaacaaaagaaaatgaatagCAAAATAATCGCTTTATTACAAATTGAGAGCAAATGTCATATGGACACTAGTATGTCTTTCGTTACAAGCTGTTATGGTTCATTaaattttcaaccaatcagtGAAATTACAGGGATCTTGTGTCAGggtatatttggattttttttcctgtttccAGGACAGCACCAATGTGTTTCCGTCATCAACAACttttttccaaaagaaaaacttttgtACTACACCAAACCTCAAGGTATTGAAAATTGTAACACACAACatggtttacatgtacatgtatattggtcaatttatgtatatatacaggaCCTGTACACAAGAACATTGAAATGTGCTTTATGCAGTACATTGTACCACATATGAAAAGTATTGTATTTTAGAAAAGTATGTGTTGTCCATTTAGATTGTGAGCATACCTGtaacaattttgattattaGAGTTCTGGTTAAGATAGtccaacattttatttaataaatagtgCATGTCAATTTGTGCAAGACATTATTAATCCCCTGTTGTGTACTTTGTGCAGGCTTTGAGAAGGAGCCCAGACTTCCCCCTGAGATGGCCCCTGCCCTTTGTACTATGATCAACATGCCAGACCTCCATCCTGTGAAGGTACTGTATTAAGGATCATTTCTATGTTTCTGGGTAAAGCTAAAAAATGACATAAGCTAtagtaaat
This genomic window from Magallana gigas chromosome 5, xbMagGiga1.1, whole genome shotgun sequence contains:
- the LOC105341854 gene encoding protein ABHD13, whose protein sequence is MTKGQDDEESLIPKENDKSVTMGEKLKIIEFVMQIVFAVLSKFWKLCTSAGLILLLTFWYYGGVLTLVLLLIGGFGVFYNAQDLLLYYPEQPPQSRLFVDSPQRFNLRGENHFLPTRDGIKINAVLIKHSNPNAPTVVYFHGNAGNIGHRYPNVGDLHRYVGVNVLLVEYRGYGRSEGSPSESGLYLDSEAAMDFLISRPDINKDKIVVFGRSLGGAVAAWLASSKKYSPHIAALVLENTFTSLPDIAKSIFADLFILEYIPVFLFKNKYPTLERIQKITIPTLFLSGQGDKLIPPHMMSKLSSVSGSSVKKIVRFPGGTHNETWMSDGYYEAWLFFLQEVFNSKRTSGRHNVVDL